One region of Anaeromyxobacter paludicola genomic DNA includes:
- the galU gene encoding UTP--glucose-1-phosphate uridylyltransferase GalU has translation MSTRPIRKAVIPAAGLGTRFLPATKAVPKELLPIVDKPTIQYIVEEAVAAGVRDVILVCARGKDSIVDHFDIAGELEHNLEKHGKTALRDQMRAIARMANVVTVRQQEPLGLGHAVLCAKDLVGDEPFVVMLGDDIIDAPVPATKQLADCHARTGLGAIALMEVPPEEAHLYGVAAGAALDERTIRIDRLVEKPKQDAPSNLAVIGRYVLPPRVFEILERQEPGVGGEIQLTDALAVLAREEGLAGYRFEGERYDAGDRFGYLKANIAFALKRPDLRDPLRAFMREAAGEEG, from the coding sequence ATGTCCACGCGCCCCATCCGCAAGGCCGTGATCCCCGCCGCCGGCCTCGGCACCCGCTTCCTCCCCGCCACCAAGGCGGTCCCGAAGGAGCTGCTGCCCATCGTGGACAAGCCCACCATCCAGTACATCGTGGAGGAGGCGGTGGCGGCGGGGGTGCGCGACGTGATCCTGGTCTGCGCCCGGGGCAAGGACTCGATCGTCGATCACTTCGACATCGCCGGCGAGCTCGAGCACAACCTGGAGAAGCACGGCAAGACGGCGCTGCGCGACCAGATGCGCGCCATCGCCCGGATGGCGAACGTGGTCACCGTGCGCCAGCAGGAGCCGCTCGGGCTCGGCCACGCCGTGCTCTGCGCCAAGGACCTCGTCGGCGACGAGCCCTTCGTGGTCATGCTCGGCGACGACATCATCGACGCCCCGGTCCCGGCGACGAAGCAGCTCGCCGACTGCCACGCGCGCACCGGCCTCGGCGCCATCGCGCTCATGGAGGTGCCGCCCGAGGAGGCGCACCTGTACGGCGTGGCGGCCGGCGCGGCGCTGGACGAGCGCACCATCCGGATCGACCGGCTGGTCGAGAAGCCGAAGCAGGACGCCCCCTCCAACCTGGCCGTGATCGGCCGCTACGTCCTGCCGCCGCGCGTCTTCGAGATCCTGGAGCGGCAGGAGCCGGGCGTGGGCGGCGAGATCCAGCTCACCGACGCCCTCGCCGTGCTGGCGCGCGAGGAGGGGCTCGCCGGCTACCGCTTCGAGGGCGAGCGCTACGACGCCGGCGACCGGTTCGGCTACCTCAAGGCCAACATCGCCTTCGCCCTGAAGCGCCCCGACCTGCGCGACCCGCTCCGCGCCTTCATGCGCGAGGCGGCGGGCGAGGAAGGGTAG
- a CDS encoding PorV/PorQ family protein, giving the protein MRSLALAATLALLAGPARAATPGPMTAADLGGIRALSLGGAFRGLTGGNEGIFLNAASLAAQKRYSLEAQFVTDRTGADTDAQWLGLSVVDSAGASVAAGMAYTRFPAGKTQGNAYHLALATPIGESLFFGVTGKYFQVDGPGDRVRDLNADAGLYWRVNSYLSLGAAGYNLLSSSHREQMPRGAGVGIALGDERSFHVVGDWRGDFDRKDAKLTNAWSGGVEYLLAEMFPLRAGFVSDDTLGGSFWTAGAGIVTAGGVALDVGYRQAVDDGSRRTVGVALKMMLPGM; this is encoded by the coding sequence ATGCGCTCGCTCGCCCTCGCCGCCACGCTGGCTCTCCTCGCCGGGCCCGCCCGGGCCGCGACGCCCGGCCCGATGACCGCCGCCGACCTCGGCGGCATCCGCGCCCTCTCGCTCGGCGGCGCCTTCCGCGGCCTGACCGGCGGCAACGAGGGCATCTTCCTCAACGCGGCCTCGCTCGCCGCGCAGAAGCGCTACTCGCTCGAGGCGCAGTTCGTGACCGACCGCACCGGCGCCGACACCGACGCCCAGTGGCTCGGGCTCTCGGTGGTGGACTCGGCGGGCGCCTCGGTGGCGGCCGGCATGGCCTACACCCGCTTCCCGGCCGGCAAGACGCAGGGCAACGCCTACCACCTGGCGCTGGCGACGCCGATCGGCGAGAGCCTCTTCTTCGGCGTGACCGGCAAGTACTTCCAGGTGGACGGCCCGGGCGACCGGGTCCGCGACCTCAACGCCGACGCCGGGCTCTACTGGCGCGTCAACTCGTACCTCTCGCTCGGCGCGGCCGGGTACAACCTCCTCTCCTCGAGCCACCGCGAGCAGATGCCGCGCGGGGCGGGCGTGGGGATCGCCCTCGGCGACGAGCGGAGCTTCCACGTGGTCGGCGACTGGCGCGGCGACTTCGACCGCAAGGACGCCAAGCTCACCAACGCCTGGAGCGGCGGGGTCGAGTACCTGCTCGCCGAGATGTTCCCGCTGCGCGCCGGCTTCGTCTCCGACGACACGCTCGGCGGCTCGTTCTGGACGGCCGGCGCCGGCATCGTCACCGCGGGCGGGGTGGCGCTCGACGTCGGCTACCGGCAGGCGGTGGACGACGGCTCGCGCCGGACCGTCGGCGTGGCGCTCAAGATGATGCTCCCGGGGATGTAG
- a CDS encoding ABC transporter ATP-binding protein, translating to MTAPFPDGDLIEVRQASFRYGDALALDRVSFTARAGELVGLVGPNGAGKSTLVRLVAGLAAPHEGSVRLAGLDPSRAARREVARVCALVPQEPPVHWPFTVREAVMMGRAPRQNFFAAAGPLDRGAVEGALQACELLHLADRRLDALSGGERRRVFFARALAQEPRVLLLDEATAFLDLAHQVAAMRMAEVAARAGLCVVAVLHDLNLAAASCDRLVVLSRGRVVAEGAPREVLTEARVEAVWGLPVWRGENGATGDPVVLPRGPTSPGASS from the coding sequence GTGACCGCGCCCTTCCCCGACGGCGACCTCATCGAGGTCCGCCAGGCCTCGTTCCGCTACGGCGACGCCCTCGCGCTCGATCGCGTCTCCTTCACGGCGCGGGCCGGCGAGCTCGTCGGGCTGGTGGGGCCGAACGGCGCCGGCAAGAGCACGCTGGTGCGGCTCGTGGCCGGGCTCGCCGCGCCGCACGAGGGCTCGGTGCGGCTCGCCGGGCTCGACCCCTCCCGCGCGGCGCGCCGGGAGGTGGCGCGGGTCTGCGCGCTCGTGCCGCAGGAGCCGCCGGTGCACTGGCCCTTCACGGTGCGCGAGGCGGTGATGATGGGGCGCGCCCCGCGCCAGAACTTCTTCGCGGCGGCCGGGCCGCTCGACCGGGGCGCCGTCGAGGGCGCGCTCCAGGCCTGCGAGCTGCTCCACCTCGCCGACCGCCGGCTCGACGCGCTCTCCGGCGGCGAGCGGCGCCGCGTCTTCTTCGCCCGCGCGCTCGCGCAGGAGCCGCGCGTGCTGCTCCTCGACGAGGCCACCGCCTTCCTCGACCTGGCCCACCAGGTGGCCGCGATGCGCATGGCCGAGGTGGCCGCGCGGGCCGGCCTCTGCGTGGTCGCGGTCCTGCACGACCTCAACCTGGCCGCCGCCTCCTGCGACCGGCTGGTGGTGCTGTCGCGCGGCCGGGTGGTGGCCGAGGGGGCGCCGCGCGAGGTCCTCACCGAGGCGCGGGTGGAGGCGGTCTGGGGGCTGCCGGTCTGGCGCGGGGAGAACGGCGCCACCGGCGACCCGGTGGTGCTGCCGCGCGGCCCTACATCCCCGGGAGCATCATCTTGA
- a CDS encoding amidohydrolase family protein: MIPPRRMWLAVLALCLAVTGAVLGVAGWSFRRDAPERARRFRPLPIPKVDVHQHVGPRTLADAVRLGASQGIRVVVNLSGGADDEALQAQLAAAARHPGRALVFMGLDLEGCCDEGWQRREVARLERGKAAGARGLTLYKALGLTATDAAGRRVPVDAPALDPVFEAAGRLGLPVSLHAADPKAFFEPRGEDNEREAELAESPEWSWADRARYPAWQEVFDEYVRRVARHPRTTFIGVHFGNDAEDPAEVGRLLDRLPNLWVDTAGRAPELGRRAATRAVILAHPDRVLFGTDLQWIEGAEGEKGVIAGAGWAAGAEELRRFFDGNFRFLETRDPAIPSPTPLQGDWNLPGLGLPRDVLERLYHRNAEALLGLPPLDRP, from the coding sequence GTGATCCCACCCCGGCGCATGTGGCTCGCGGTGCTCGCGCTCTGCCTCGCGGTCACCGGCGCGGTGCTCGGCGTCGCCGGGTGGTCCTTCCGCCGCGACGCCCCGGAGCGCGCCCGGCGCTTCCGCCCGCTGCCCATCCCCAAGGTGGACGTGCACCAGCACGTCGGCCCCCGCACGCTCGCCGACGCCGTCCGGCTCGGCGCCTCGCAGGGGATCCGGGTGGTGGTGAACCTCTCCGGCGGCGCCGACGACGAGGCGCTCCAGGCCCAGCTCGCCGCCGCCGCCCGTCACCCGGGCCGCGCCCTGGTCTTCATGGGGCTCGACCTCGAGGGCTGCTGCGACGAGGGCTGGCAGCGGCGCGAGGTGGCGCGGCTCGAGCGCGGCAAGGCGGCCGGCGCCCGCGGGCTCACCCTCTACAAGGCGCTCGGGCTCACCGCGACCGACGCCGCCGGCCGGCGCGTCCCCGTCGACGCGCCCGCGCTCGACCCGGTCTTCGAGGCGGCGGGCCGGCTCGGCCTGCCGGTCTCGCTGCACGCCGCCGACCCCAAGGCCTTCTTCGAGCCGCGGGGCGAGGACAACGAGCGCGAGGCGGAGCTCGCCGAGTCGCCCGAGTGGTCCTGGGCGGACCGGGCCCGGTACCCCGCCTGGCAGGAGGTCTTCGACGAGTACGTGCGCCGCGTGGCGCGCCACCCCCGCACCACCTTCATCGGCGTCCACTTCGGCAACGACGCCGAGGACCCGGCCGAGGTGGGCCGACTGCTCGACCGGCTGCCCAACCTGTGGGTGGACACCGCCGGCCGCGCGCCGGAGCTGGGCCGCCGGGCCGCCACCCGCGCGGTGATCCTGGCCCACCCCGACCGCGTGCTCTTCGGCACCGACCTCCAGTGGATCGAGGGGGCCGAGGGCGAGAAGGGGGTCATCGCCGGCGCGGGCTGGGCGGCCGGCGCCGAGGAGCTGCGCCGCTTCTTCGACGGGAACTTCCGGTTCCTCGAGACGCGCGACCCGGCCATCCCGAGCCCGACGCCGCTCCAGGGCGACTGGAACCTGCCCGGGCTGGGGCTCCCGCGCGACGTGCTCGAGCGGCTCTACCACCGCAACGCCGAGGCGCTCCTCGGCCTCCCCCCGCTCGATCGCCCGTGA
- a CDS encoding FecCD family ABC transporter permease translates to MKRALGTRLGLTVAAGLLALAAAIAVSSTLGSQPVSLAAALRGGEPDRTILLGLRLPRALLGALVGAALAAAGAALQALLRNPLAEPFVLGVSGGAALGGTLVLLAATFVGQVAAGAGALLGSAPPVALGAIAGAAAATALVFALGRIGGRLVPEAALLVGIVFNAFAAAVITILKVLVPPDEAARLLYWLMGSLGYVSPGTLAMGAVGVLASVALLGALSARLNLLALGDDEAASLGVDVGRARALVFLGASAATGAAVALSGMVGFVGLIVPHAARRVLGPDHRVLVPASALFGAAFLVLADAVARVAFLPLGTEPPVGALTAFAGGPLFLWLLRRGERR, encoded by the coding sequence TTGAAGCGGGCCCTGGGGACGCGGCTCGGGCTCACGGTCGCGGCGGGGCTCCTGGCGCTCGCCGCGGCCATCGCCGTCTCCTCCACGCTCGGCTCGCAGCCCGTCTCGCTCGCGGCCGCGCTCCGGGGCGGCGAGCCCGACCGGACCATCCTGCTCGGGCTGCGGCTCCCGCGCGCCCTCCTCGGCGCCCTGGTGGGCGCGGCCCTCGCGGCGGCCGGCGCCGCGCTCCAGGCGCTCCTGCGCAACCCGCTCGCCGAGCCGTTCGTGCTCGGCGTCTCGGGCGGCGCGGCGCTGGGCGGCACCCTCGTCCTCCTCGCCGCCACGTTCGTGGGGCAGGTCGCGGCCGGGGCCGGCGCGCTGCTCGGCTCGGCGCCGCCGGTCGCGCTCGGCGCCATCGCGGGGGCGGCCGCGGCCACCGCGCTCGTCTTCGCGCTCGGCCGGATCGGCGGCCGGCTCGTCCCGGAGGCGGCGCTCCTCGTCGGCATCGTCTTCAACGCCTTCGCGGCGGCGGTGATCACCATCCTCAAGGTGCTCGTGCCCCCCGACGAGGCGGCGCGGCTGCTCTACTGGCTCATGGGCTCGCTCGGCTACGTCTCCCCCGGCACCCTCGCCATGGGGGCGGTGGGCGTCCTCGCGAGCGTGGCGCTCCTCGGGGCGCTCTCGGCGCGGCTCAACCTCCTCGCGCTCGGCGACGACGAGGCGGCCTCCCTCGGGGTGGACGTGGGGCGCGCCCGCGCCCTGGTCTTCCTCGGCGCGAGCGCCGCCACCGGCGCCGCGGTGGCCCTCTCCGGCATGGTCGGCTTCGTCGGGCTCATCGTGCCGCACGCGGCGCGCCGGGTGCTCGGCCCCGACCACCGGGTGCTCGTCCCGGCCTCGGCCCTCTTCGGCGCCGCCTTCCTGGTGCTGGCCGACGCCGTGGCGCGGGTCGCCTTCCTCCCGCTCGGGACGGAGCCGCCGGTGGGCGCGCTCACCGCCTTCGCCGGTGGCCCGCTCTTTCTCTGGCTGCTGCGGCGCGGGGAGCGGCGGTAG
- a CDS encoding ABC transporter substrate-binding protein, with protein sequence MRLVAVLALALLSAPALAAPAEGGRAHALWLGPRPPAVPRRVVALAPSLTDMVVALGHADRLVGVTRYDDAPEVARLPRVGGFLDPSPERVLGLRPDLVLWLTDRGADAAVRRIADLGVPVLATPVVSVSDVLATARVLGAALGDAPAGDRLSASLSRAIEAARARAARARRVRVLFVVGRDPLVVAGPGSYPDEVLRLVGGENVVQGTRPWPVYPLEKAAADDPEVVIDAAVLEPREGISRLSAIPAVRRGAVRRLANDDALRPGPRLAGALEALYAAVHGEARP encoded by the coding sequence ATGCGCCTTGTAGCCGTCCTCGCCCTCGCGCTCCTCTCCGCCCCGGCGCTCGCCGCGCCGGCGGAGGGGGGCCGCGCCCACGCGCTCTGGCTCGGGCCGAGGCCGCCCGCGGTCCCGCGCCGCGTGGTGGCGCTCGCGCCGAGCCTCACCGACATGGTGGTGGCGCTCGGCCACGCCGACCGGCTGGTGGGCGTCACGCGCTACGACGACGCGCCCGAGGTGGCGCGCCTGCCGCGGGTGGGCGGCTTCCTCGATCCGTCGCCGGAGCGGGTGCTCGGGCTGCGGCCCGACCTCGTGCTCTGGCTCACCGATCGCGGCGCCGACGCGGCGGTGCGGCGGATCGCCGACCTGGGCGTGCCGGTGCTGGCGACGCCGGTGGTGAGCGTCTCCGACGTGCTCGCGACGGCCCGCGTCCTCGGCGCCGCGCTCGGCGACGCCCCGGCGGGCGACCGGCTCTCGGCCTCGCTCTCCCGGGCCATCGAGGCCGCCCGGGCCCGCGCCGCCCGGGCCCGGCGCGTGCGCGTGCTGTTCGTCGTCGGGCGCGACCCCCTGGTGGTGGCCGGCCCGGGCAGCTATCCCGACGAGGTGCTCCGGCTCGTGGGCGGCGAGAACGTGGTCCAGGGCACCCGGCCCTGGCCGGTCTACCCGCTCGAGAAGGCGGCGGCCGACGATCCGGAGGTGGTCATCGACGCGGCCGTGCTCGAGCCGAGGGAGGGCATCTCCCGGCTCTCGGCCATCCCGGCGGTGCGGCGCGGCGCGGTGCGCCGGCTCGCGAACGACGACGCGCTCCGCCCCGGCCCCCGGCTCGCGGGCGCGCTCGAGGCCCTCTACGCGGCCGTCCACGGCGAGGCCCGGCCTTGA
- a CDS encoding TonB-dependent receptor, translating to MALDRHALGGEARLFALALAATGALALAPVPAAAGEGAPAPAAEEPPPVTLDEVVVRVPRAEVAADPTAAASVVEARRFAGEAKEVAELVSTAPGVAVNEYGGLGHLSTVSIRGSNSDGVKVLLDGLPLSGAAGGGFDLSTVPRQWLSRVEVVRGAEGARYGAGALGGVVNLVTRPAAAGSWSSELSWGSFSTGAASADVALGGEGWGALVAATAQGSKGDFTWLFAERPTVPGSARIERTRTHDDVASGGALAKGWLDAAGGRFDWLAQLSGGERDLPGFPYQLTPRDWEHDLRAALLVRHARELGDGLVLSSGLSGRLDRTDTLAAMTRPDPFRQRDLDGEAWLGATLTRGARVTDAELRAGVERLSSDGEGDARARPRAAVALSHEAAVADGRLRLTAAGRAEAQGQYRGLSGKLGASLAIAGPLSVRASAGRTFRAPSFAELFLQQGILQPNPGLASETSFTADAALVADGRLGLASLGAFGALYDDLIVYQPASQGRLKPFNDGKASAAGLEAEVASAPVGPLGLSAAAAYTYQVTETLRGEAAELGRDVPHRPRHRVYARLAVAPGPFGGHVELHHVSSQYQDSRNLLAVPAATTLNAGASLRLLSRPDVRAGVEVKNLLDDRTLTDPFGNPLPGRMILLVLRAGSTTPGAP from the coding sequence TTGGCGCTCGACCGTCACGCCCTCGGGGGCGAAGCCCGCCTGTTCGCGCTCGCCCTCGCGGCGACCGGCGCCCTCGCGCTCGCGCCCGTCCCGGCCGCGGCCGGCGAGGGCGCGCCGGCGCCCGCCGCCGAGGAGCCGCCGCCCGTCACCCTCGACGAGGTGGTGGTCCGCGTCCCCCGCGCCGAGGTCGCCGCGGATCCGACCGCGGCCGCCTCGGTCGTGGAGGCGCGCCGCTTCGCCGGCGAGGCGAAGGAGGTGGCCGAGCTGGTCTCGACCGCGCCCGGCGTCGCGGTGAACGAGTACGGCGGGCTGGGTCACCTCTCCACCGTCTCGATCCGCGGCTCGAACTCGGACGGCGTGAAGGTGCTCCTCGACGGGCTCCCGCTCTCGGGCGCGGCCGGCGGCGGCTTCGACCTCTCCACCGTGCCGCGCCAGTGGCTCTCGCGCGTGGAGGTGGTGCGCGGGGCCGAGGGGGCCCGCTACGGCGCCGGCGCGCTCGGCGGCGTCGTGAACCTCGTCACCCGCCCGGCGGCCGCCGGCAGCTGGTCCTCCGAGCTCTCCTGGGGCTCGTTCTCCACCGGCGCGGCCTCGGCCGACGTCGCGCTCGGCGGCGAGGGCTGGGGCGCGCTCGTCGCCGCCACCGCCCAGGGCTCGAAGGGCGACTTCACCTGGCTCTTCGCCGAGCGGCCCACGGTCCCGGGCAGCGCCCGGATCGAGCGGACGCGCACCCACGACGACGTGGCGAGCGGCGGCGCGCTCGCGAAGGGCTGGCTCGACGCGGCGGGCGGCCGCTTCGACTGGCTGGCGCAGCTCTCCGGCGGGGAGCGGGACCTCCCCGGCTTCCCCTACCAGCTCACGCCGCGCGACTGGGAGCACGACCTGCGCGCCGCGCTGCTGGTGCGCCACGCGCGCGAGCTCGGCGACGGGCTCGTCCTCTCCTCCGGCCTCTCCGGCCGGCTCGACCGCACCGACACCCTCGCCGCCATGACCCGCCCCGACCCGTTCCGGCAGCGGGACCTCGACGGGGAGGCCTGGCTCGGCGCCACCCTCACCCGCGGCGCGCGGGTCACCGACGCCGAGCTCCGCGCCGGGGTCGAGCGGCTCTCGTCCGACGGCGAGGGCGACGCGCGCGCCAGGCCGCGGGCCGCCGTCGCGCTCTCGCACGAGGCGGCCGTCGCCGACGGCCGGCTGCGGCTCACCGCCGCCGGCCGCGCCGAGGCGCAGGGGCAGTACCGCGGGCTCTCGGGCAAGCTCGGGGCGAGCCTCGCGATCGCGGGGCCGCTCTCGGTCCGCGCCAGCGCCGGCCGCACCTTCCGCGCGCCGAGCTTCGCCGAGCTCTTCCTGCAGCAGGGCATCCTGCAGCCGAACCCGGGCCTCGCCTCCGAGACGAGCTTCACCGCCGACGCCGCCCTGGTGGCCGACGGCCGGCTCGGGCTCGCCAGCCTCGGGGCGTTCGGCGCGCTCTACGACGACCTCATCGTCTACCAGCCGGCGAGCCAGGGGCGGCTCAAGCCGTTCAACGACGGCAAGGCGTCCGCGGCGGGGCTCGAGGCGGAGGTGGCGAGCGCGCCGGTCGGGCCGCTCGGCCTCTCCGCCGCCGCGGCCTACACCTACCAGGTGACCGAGACCCTGCGCGGCGAGGCGGCCGAGCTGGGGCGCGACGTGCCGCACCGGCCCCGCCACCGCGTCTACGCCCGGCTGGCGGTGGCGCCCGGCCCCTTCGGCGGCCACGTGGAGCTGCACCACGTCTCGTCGCAGTACCAGGACTCGCGCAACCTCCTCGCCGTCCCGGCCGCGACCACGCTCAACGCCGGCGCCTCCCTGCGCCTCCTCTCCCGGCCCGACGTCCGCGCCGGCGTGGAGGTGAAGAACCTGCTCGACGACCGCACCCTCACCGATCCGTTCGGAAACCCGCTCCCCGGCCGCATGATCCTGCTGGTCCTGCGCGCCGGGAGCACCACCCCAGGAGCCCCATGA
- a CDS encoding ComEA family DNA-binding protein, which translates to MSRLATAALAAALLLPAAPALAAKKPLAPGERIDLNRASAAQLMRLPGVGRKKAEAIVAYRQQHPFQAAEQVTRVKGVSPGWFAKVRAHLSAAEPPASRAAGPKVAHAKGPGAHLPPRSPRGAADRRP; encoded by the coding sequence GTGAGCCGGCTCGCCACCGCGGCGCTCGCGGCCGCCCTGCTCCTCCCGGCCGCCCCGGCCCTCGCCGCCAAGAAGCCGCTCGCGCCGGGCGAGCGGATCGACCTCAACCGGGCCAGCGCCGCCCAGCTCATGCGGCTGCCGGGCGTCGGGCGGAAGAAGGCCGAGGCCATCGTGGCCTACCGGCAGCAGCACCCCTTCCAGGCCGCCGAGCAGGTCACGCGCGTGAAGGGGGTGAGCCCGGGCTGGTTCGCCAAGGTCCGCGCCCACCTGTCGGCCGCGGAGCCGCCCGCGAGCCGCGCCGCCGGCCCCAAGGTGGCGCACGCGAAGGGGCCGGGCGCGCACCTTCCGCCGAGGTCGCCGCGCGGCGCCGCGGACCGGCGTCCTTGA
- a CDS encoding aminoacyl-tRNA deacylase, with translation MIPRSIEAHLHEHHAGSEPRFHFRAVTAQRLAAAEHISGRRVAKPVVVRLDGKLALCVVSAAERLDLGALEQATGAPARLATEDEFAELFQPCEAGAEPALGMFGLPIYVDADLARERTLLMRAGTHEDAVELDTAEWMRCEGARPVERLGARLH, from the coding sequence ATGATCCCGAGGAGCATCGAGGCGCACCTGCACGAGCACCACGCCGGAAGCGAGCCGAGATTCCACTTCCGCGCCGTCACCGCCCAGCGGCTCGCGGCGGCGGAGCACATCAGCGGCCGCAGAGTGGCGAAGCCGGTCGTGGTGCGGCTCGACGGGAAGCTCGCCCTGTGCGTCGTCTCGGCCGCCGAGCGGCTCGACCTCGGCGCGCTCGAGCAGGCCACCGGCGCGCCGGCGCGGCTCGCCACCGAGGACGAGTTCGCCGAGCTGTTCCAGCCCTGCGAGGCGGGCGCCGAGCCGGCGCTGGGGATGTTCGGCCTTCCCATCTACGTGGACGCCGACCTGGCGCGGGAGCGGACCCTGCTCATGCGGGCCGGCACGCACGAGGACGCCGTGGAGCTCGACACCGCCGAGTGGATGCGCTGCGAGGGCGCCCGGCCGGTGGAGCGGCTCGGCGCGCGGCTCCACTGA
- a CDS encoding trypsin-like peptidase domain-containing protein, with amino-acid sequence MTALAQLSRDLADLVARASPSVVGVEHRRGQGSGLVLTPDGYLLTNAHVVRGAEPHAHGRRGHEPLQVRLPGGAAAPATLVGADARTDLAVLRADAPALTPLALAEARRLEVGELVVSIGNPLGFERSVSTGVVSALYRDLPAAEGGLLQGLVQTDAAVNPGNSGGPLLDATGTVVGITTAMLPWARGIGFAVPAHTASWVAAVLLRDGEVRRPVLGVAARSEELSPEAARRCGQPRAVRLVAVEAGSPAERAGLREGDLLLAAAGAPLFTLDDLARAMVLAGGEGRTGEVPLAALRGAERLAVAVHPRPPLREAA; translated from the coding sequence GTGACCGCCCTCGCCCAGCTGTCGCGCGACCTCGCCGACCTCGTGGCGCGCGCCTCGCCGTCGGTGGTCGGCGTCGAGCACCGCCGGGGCCAGGGCTCCGGCCTCGTCCTCACGCCCGACGGCTACCTGCTCACGAACGCCCACGTGGTGCGCGGCGCCGAGCCGCACGCCCACGGCCGCCGCGGCCACGAGCCGCTGCAGGTCCGGCTCCCGGGTGGCGCGGCCGCCCCGGCGACGCTCGTCGGCGCCGACGCCCGCACCGACCTCGCCGTCCTGCGCGCCGACGCGCCGGCCCTCACGCCGCTCGCGCTCGCCGAGGCGCGCCGGCTGGAGGTGGGCGAGCTCGTCGTCTCCATCGGCAACCCGCTCGGCTTCGAGCGGTCGGTCTCGACCGGCGTGGTGAGCGCCCTCTACCGCGACCTCCCGGCCGCCGAGGGCGGGCTCCTCCAGGGGCTCGTCCAGACCGACGCCGCGGTCAACCCCGGCAACTCGGGCGGGCCGCTGCTCGACGCCACCGGGACGGTGGTGGGGATCACCACCGCCATGCTCCCCTGGGCGCGCGGCATCGGCTTCGCGGTGCCGGCCCACACCGCGAGCTGGGTCGCGGCGGTGCTCCTGCGGGACGGCGAGGTGCGCCGCCCGGTGCTCGGCGTCGCCGCCCGCAGCGAGGAGCTGTCGCCCGAGGCGGCGCGGCGGTGCGGCCAGCCGCGCGCGGTGCGGCTCGTGGCGGTCGAGGCCGGCTCGCCGGCGGAGCGGGCCGGGCTGCGCGAGGGGGACCTCCTCCTGGCCGCCGCCGGCGCGCCGCTCTTCACGCTCGACGACCTCGCCCGCGCCATGGTGCTCGCGGGGGGCGAGGGGCGGACCGGCGAGGTGCCGCTCGCGGCGCTGCGGGGGGCGGAGCGGCTCGCCGTCGCGGTCCACCCGAGGCCGCCGCTCCGGGAGGCGGCCTGA
- a CDS encoding S1C family serine protease, which yields MERSLAVQLSDALADLAERAEASVVRVEGGGRFPMSGAAWSADGVVVTCHHGLERDEGIEVGLPGGETVRAELVGADPATDLAVLRAATGGLPVPAFAEAPPRAGALLLALSRPGRAVRAGLAVAARVSPRPWRTPAGGRLDRYVELDLSAAPGLSGSLVLSLDGAAVGIATAGFGRGAPVALPPATLRRVVGALLSHGRVRRGYLGLASLPVALSPAAARAAGAGAGLLVTAVEEESPAGREGLLLGDVLLAADGEPLRHPGDLQPILEEERIGAAARLRVLRAGEVRELAITVGERPGARP from the coding sequence ATGGAACGGAGCCTGGCGGTGCAGCTCTCGGACGCCCTCGCGGATCTCGCGGAGCGCGCCGAGGCGAGCGTGGTGCGCGTGGAGGGCGGCGGGCGCTTCCCGATGAGCGGGGCGGCCTGGTCCGCCGATGGCGTCGTGGTGACCTGCCACCACGGGCTCGAGCGCGACGAGGGGATCGAGGTCGGCCTCCCGGGCGGCGAGACGGTCCGCGCCGAGCTGGTGGGCGCCGACCCGGCGACCGACCTCGCGGTCCTGCGGGCCGCCACGGGCGGGCTGCCGGTGCCCGCCTTCGCCGAGGCGCCGCCCCGCGCCGGCGCGCTCCTCCTCGCCCTCTCGCGCCCGGGCCGCGCCGTCCGGGCCGGGCTCGCCGTCGCGGCCCGCGTCTCGCCGCGCCCCTGGCGCACCCCCGCCGGCGGCCGGCTCGACCGCTACGTGGAGCTCGACCTCTCGGCCGCCCCGGGGCTCTCCGGGAGCCTGGTGCTCTCGCTCGACGGCGCCGCCGTCGGGATCGCCACCGCCGGCTTCGGCCGGGGCGCGCCGGTCGCCCTGCCGCCCGCCACCCTGCGCCGCGTCGTCGGGGCCCTGCTCTCGCACGGGCGGGTGCGGCGCGGCTACCTCGGCCTCGCCAGCCTGCCGGTGGCGCTCTCCCCCGCCGCGGCGCGCGCCGCCGGCGCGGGCGCGGGGCTCCTCGTGACGGCCGTGGAGGAGGAGAGCCCGGCCGGGCGGGAGGGGCTCCTGCTCGGCGACGTCCTGCTCGCCGCCGACGGCGAGCCGCTGCGCCACCCCGGCGACCTGCAGCCCATCCTCGAGGAGGAACGGATCGGCGCCGCCGCGCGCCTGCGCGTGTTGCGGGCCGGGGAGGTGCGCGAGCTCGCGATCACCGTCGGCGAGCGGCCGGGGGCGCGGCCGTGA